One window from the genome of Streptomyces sp. WZ-12 encodes:
- a CDS encoding L,D-transpeptidase: protein MTGHQDHRPGGAPQGRAAGRAPTGRRPHRLRRTTRALLAALTGAVALTGCAQPDLFLGGAPPAPEEAIRIVPGDGARGVRANGRLEVRVPTGRLERVEVNRTAGGGRQPVAGRISRDGTIWRPVSDSLELGARYTVDAVALDGAGRRTSRRTTFTTFAPAHRVLGFYSPESDTTVGTGLIFSLVFNRPVLDRAAVERAVTVSARPAVEIAPHWFGHRRLDFRPRTRWRPGTRLTVQLRLREVRTGPGSYGVQHKTLHYQVGRDQISVVDAARHTLTVHRDGRLLAVLPVTAGNEENPTYNGTMVILERHAVTRMDGDTVGFGTEYDIPDVPHAMRLTRSGTFLHGNYWASPRVFGGLNTSHGCVGLKDIRGGGPDTPAGWLYRNSIVGDTVVVHNSPDRTVAADNGLGGWNMPWSAWRAGSARN from the coding sequence ATGACCGGTCATCAGGACCATCGACCAGGGGGCGCCCCCCAGGGCCGCGCCGCGGGCCGCGCGCCGACGGGCCGCCGGCCGCACCGCCTGCGCCGTACCACCCGCGCACTGCTGGCCGCGCTCACCGGCGCGGTGGCGCTGACCGGTTGCGCCCAACCTGACCTCTTCCTCGGGGGCGCGCCGCCCGCCCCGGAGGAGGCCATCCGCATCGTCCCCGGAGATGGCGCGCGCGGTGTACGGGCCAACGGGCGGTTGGAGGTCCGGGTGCCGACGGGCCGGTTGGAGCGGGTCGAGGTCAACCGCACCGCCGGCGGCGGCCGGCAGCCGGTCGCCGGCCGGATCTCCCGGGACGGCACGATCTGGCGCCCGGTGTCGGACTCCCTCGAACTCGGCGCCCGGTACACCGTGGACGCGGTCGCGCTGGACGGCGCCGGCCGCCGCACCAGCCGGCGCACCACCTTCACCACCTTCGCGCCCGCGCACCGCGTCCTCGGTTTCTACTCGCCGGAGAGCGACACCACGGTCGGCACCGGCCTGATCTTCTCGCTGGTCTTCAACCGGCCGGTGCTCGACCGCGCCGCCGTCGAGCGCGCGGTCACGGTCAGCGCCCGGCCCGCCGTCGAGATCGCCCCGCACTGGTTCGGCCACCGGAGGCTGGACTTCCGCCCCCGCACCCGTTGGCGGCCGGGCACCCGCCTCACCGTCCAACTGCGGCTGCGCGAGGTGCGGACCGGCCCCGGCTCCTACGGGGTCCAGCACAAGACCCTCCACTACCAGGTGGGCCGGGACCAGATCAGCGTCGTGGACGCCGCCCGGCACACGCTGACCGTCCACCGCGACGGTCGGCTGCTCGCCGTCCTGCCGGTGACCGCAGGCAACGAGGAGAACCCCACCTACAACGGGACGATGGTGATCCTGGAGCGGCACGCGGTGACCCGGATGGACGGGGACACCGTCGGCTTCGGTACCGAGTACGACATCCCGGACGTGCCGCACGCCATGCGGCTGACCCGCTCCGGCACCTTCCTGCACGGCAACTACTGGGCCTCGCCGCGGGTCTTCGGCGGCCTCAACACCAGCCACGGCTGCGTGGGGTTGAAGGACATCCGGGGCGGCGGCCCGGACACCCCGGCCGGCTGGCTGTACCGGAACTCGATCGTCGGCGACACCGTGGTGGTCCACAACTCCCCGGACCGCACCGTCGCCGCCGACAACGGCCTGGGCGGCTGGAACATGCCGTGGTCGGCCTGGCGGGCGGGCAGCGCGCGGAACTGA